The following are encoded in a window of Congzhengia minquanensis genomic DNA:
- a CDS encoding peptidylprolyl isomerase, which translates to MNALKATIKWIAAIVIICAVAVFLASINGLSVSRKIATVGGNDVTEAEYKYYLEMIKDQMISEAGENAGDDYWNSDIDGKKASEVAKEKAMDELIRVETAVVKAKEAGVTLTQEQASNARSIVNADDAATKEQLKELEKKTGADKYQIADIMEKTFLSSAYYQSLSQQENSPIKPDDETVKNAANEKYAVVKHVLISNTPQQDAAAAADGAAEPAEEVDTEQYAADAKAKAEEVLAKAVKGDNFENLIKEYGEDPGMETSPDGYVIDETGATLDGTGSMIQEFTDGTFAVKPGEVNPNLIESTYGWHIIKRYPLPEDGEDLTKILSTASNSIMSDKYTEYLDGLKDSMNITINEKIYNKIKVK; encoded by the coding sequence TTGAACGCATTAAAGGCAACAATTAAGTGGATTGCCGCAATCGTAATCATATGCGCGGTAGCGGTGTTCTTAGCAAGCATCAACGGTCTTTCCGTTTCGCGCAAAATCGCAACGGTGGGCGGTAATGATGTAACGGAGGCAGAGTATAAGTATTATTTAGAAATGATAAAAGACCAGATGATTTCAGAAGCCGGAGAAAACGCCGGGGACGATTACTGGAATTCTGATATTGACGGGAAAAAAGCATCTGAAGTGGCAAAAGAAAAGGCAATGGACGAGCTAATCCGCGTTGAAACCGCAGTTGTTAAAGCCAAGGAAGCGGGTGTGACATTAACCCAGGAGCAGGCTTCAAACGCACGCTCCATTGTGAATGCAGATGACGCTGCGACAAAGGAACAGCTGAAAGAATTAGAAAAGAAAACTGGTGCGGACAAGTATCAAATTGCGGACATTATGGAAAAGACATTTTTATCTAGTGCGTACTATCAGTCCCTTTCTCAGCAGGAAAATTCCCCTATTAAGCCGGACGATGAAACTGTGAAAAACGCGGCCAACGAAAAATATGCCGTGGTAAAACACGTTTTAATTTCGAATACCCCTCAGCAGGACGCAGCAGCTGCGGCAGACGGTGCAGCAGAGCCGGCTGAAGAAGTGGACACAGAGCAATATGCGGCTGACGCCAAGGCAAAAGCAGAAGAGGTTTTAGCAAAGGCCGTGAAGGGCGACAATTTTGAAAACCTGATTAAGGAATATGGCGAAGACCCAGGTATGGAAACCAGCCCTGACGGCTATGTGATTGACGAAACCGGCGCAACGCTGGACGGCACGGGTAGCATGATTCAGGAGTTCACCGACGGCACGTTTGCCGTAAAACCCGGCGAAGTGAACCCGAACCTGATTGAGTCCACCTACGGCTGGCATATCATTAAGCGTTATCCCCTGCCGGAGGACGGCGAAGACTTAACAAAAATTTTATCCACTGCGTCTAACTCCATCATGTCCGACAAATACACCGAATATTTAGACGGCTTGAAAGACAGCATGAACATTACTATTAACGAAAAAATTTACAACAAAATTAAAGTAAAATAA